One segment of Setaria viridis chromosome 4, Setaria_viridis_v4.0, whole genome shotgun sequence DNA contains the following:
- the LOC117853230 gene encoding AT-hook motif nuclear-localized protein 10, translating into MSSSAATGEAAYAAGVQKGPLQPHGSGALLYNHNGAAVYRKPAIPPFYQQPAASNAAAPAAPAHSPASAEPLKRKRGRPRKYGPADSAVPLAVVPPSPPPVPAPAGAGTNSGASPTLPPGFAPSPQGGAVVSPQASPAAAPPLPASDASSAKKRGRPLGSTNKKQQPQAAAPGPGWAGLKPHVFTVQAGEDIASRAMSFSGNGWAVCILTANGAVSNVTLRQGDSSGGTVTYEGRFEILSLAGSYLLSECAGMSSRTGGLSASLAGPDGRVLGGAVAGPLTAASPVQVVIGSFLAGGKLELDPGSAPEKPIFGGFPTASSPPSRGTESSGGHGSPPNAAGSFNTCSQPGFPNFPQWR; encoded by the exons atgtcgtcgtcggcggcgacgggcgaagCGGCGTACGCCGCCGGAGTGCAGAAGGGCCCGCTGCAGCCGCACGGCTCCGGGGCGCTCCTCTACAACCACAACGGCGCCGCCGTCTACAGGAAACCCGCCATTCCGCCGTTCTACCAGCAGCCGGCGGCCAGCAATgccgctgcgccggcggcgcccgcccACTCCCCCGCTAGCGCTGAGCCTCTCAAGCGCAAGCGCGGGCGCCCGCGCAAGTATGGCCCCGCCGACAGCGCCGTGCCGCTGGCTGTCGTGCCCCCGTCCCCGCCACCAGTTCCTGCCCCGGCTGGTGCTGGCACTAACTCTGGCGCGTCACCCACGCTTCCTCCCGGCTTCGCTCCAAGCCCGCAGGGTGGCGCTGTGGTGAGTCCCCAGGCgtctccagcggcggcgccgccgctgccggcgtcaGATGCTTCATCTGCCAAGAAGAGGGGCCGGCCGCTGGGCTCCACTAACAAGAAGCAGCAGCCGCAGGCGGCAGCGCCAG GACCAGGCTGGGCTGGATTGAAACCTCATGTTTTCACAGTCCAAGCTGGAGAG GATATAGCATCAAGAGCAATGTCATTTTCTGGGAATGGATGGGCAGTTTGTATCCTCACAGCCAATGGTGCTGTATCCAATGTGACCCTGCGTCAAGGAGATTCTTCTGGTGGAACAGTAACTTACGAG GGACGTTTTGAGATTCTCTCTTTAGCTGGTTCATATCTGCTGTCAGAATGTGCTGGGATGAGCAGTCGAACAGGTGGACTTAGTGCTTCTCTTGCTGGTCCTGATGGGCGTGTTTTAGGTGGTGCAGTAGCAGGACCTCTAACTGCAGCTTCGCCAGTTCAG GTGGTCATTGGAAGCTTTCTGGCTGGTGGGAAATTGGAGCTGGACCCTGGATCAGCACCTGAGAAACCTATTTTCGGTGGGTTTCCTACTGCTAGCAGTCCTCCGTCCAGGGGTACTGAATCCTCTGGTGGGCATGGAAGCCCGCCAAATGCTGCTGGCTCGTTCAACACCTGCAGTCAACCAGGCTTTCCTAACTTCCCTCAATGGAGATGA